AAAACCCGGCGAAACCATAAAGGCGACGCGGTTCTCGGCCAGGTCGGGCGTTTGGTCAAGCAACAGCGACGCCACTCCGTACGAAGCATCCAGTAAATGTTGGTATGTATACGTTTGATTGTCGGAGACAATGGCTTGGTTGCCCGCGTGTCGGGAGGCGTTTTTGACTAACTGTAGCATAGGTTAAATAGGAAAGGTCCAAAGCTATCGGAAAAGAGTCATTTTGCCAAAAGTACCTGTAGAGATTGCTGAATGTTTCTCCTCATCGGGGGCCGTACTTCTTTCTATGTTTTTCAGCCCGCTTTGGAGAAAGGTTGTGGGTGTTCTTAGCTAATATAACGCTTAGGCCAACTGCCGCACTACGGGCGGAGAAGACGGGTGAATTTACATTTGCCCTCACTTTGTTACAAAAAAAGAGGATATTTACCCTCACTTTGTGATATAAAAATTCTATTTTTGCCCTCACTTTATGTAAAAGTAGATGTATAAGCGTACAATTACTAAGGAACTTGAACGTTGGAAGGCTTCTTCAGGGCGTAAACCCTTATTGCTTCGGGGAGCACGGCAGGTAGGCAAAACGACGGTTATCAACGACTTTGCAAAGCAGTACCGGCAGTATATTTATCTTAACCTGGAACGGAAGGAAGATGCGGCAATTTTTCGGAATTTTACGCACTTTTCTTCGTTGGTAGAAGCTGTTTTTTTCTTAAAAGAAAAAGATATACAGCAATCTGATACACTTTTGTTTATTGATGAGATTCAGGAAGTACCCGAAGCGATTAATCTTCTTCGGTATTTTTACGAAGATTTTCCGAAGTTGCACGTAGTAGCGGCAGGGTCGTTGTTGGAGGCAGTGCTGACCGAGCACATAACCATGCCCGTCGGAAGGGTCGAATACAAAGTCATACGACCCATGACCTTCAGTGAATTTTTGGAAGCTATGGGTGAAAAAGCGGCACTCCAGCAGTTTAATAAAATCCCTATTTCCGACTTTGCCCACGACAAACTTCTTCATTTATTTCATACCTATACGTTGATTGGCGGAATGCCCGAAGTGGTAAAACACTACGTAGAAAACCGAAATCTAACGGCTTTGCAGTCTATTTATGAGTCATTGTTGGTGGCTTACATGAACGATGTCGAGAAATACGCCCGTAACAGTTCGATGGTTCAGGTGATTCGGCACGTGATTCGAAGTATGAGCTTTGAGGCAGGAAATCGTATCAAATTTCAGAATTTTGGACAATCCAACTACGGGAGTCGGGAAGTGGGAGAGGCTGTTCGAACCATTGAAAAAGCTCTTTTGCTGCATTTGGCATACCCCTGCACGAGTACTGAGTTACCGTTGTTTCCTGACCATAAGAAATCGCCTCGTTTGCATTTGTTAGATACCGGTCTGATGAATTATTTAGCAGGCATTCAGAAAGATATTATCGGTACCAACGACTTAGATCTGCTTTATAAAGGCAAAGTAGCCGAGCAAATCGTAGGACAGGAATTACTGGGTTCTAAATTTAACGTATTGAGTGAGTTGAATTTTTGGACACGGGAGAAAAAAGAGGCTACTGCCGAGGTGGATTTTGTCTGTGTTTTTGATGGCCTTATTATTCCTGTTGAAGTTAAATCAGGCTCTACAGGAAGGCTCCGTTCACTGCATTTATTTATGGACAGCGCTCCTCATCAGTGGGCGGTTAGGCTGTATGCGGGTCAATTGGGTATAGATCGACTGAAGACCCCCAACGGAAAGGAATATTCTTTGCTTAATTTGCCCTACTATTTAACAGGCCAAATAGAATTATATATCAATTGGTTGATACAACAGCCGGCCAATGGGTAACTGATTTTATAATCGGCAAAGTATTTCTCCAAATCGCCCTCTTTGGGTGAAAGTTCTGATGCGATCATAGTGAAGTTTTGAGACCCTAAACAACTGACGAAAACGATAGAAATACCCCTACCTCGCCACTTCATGAGGCGCAGCAAAGACCGGGCCGTAGCCGCCAAAAATGTGCAAGATCGGTAATACCCGAAAGGCAGCTGCAATACGCATATCGCCGAAGAAACCGTGAAGTGGTTAAAAATGCCGGAACGTGAATATGCTTTGCCGCCTGAAAATCTGACGAGATGGGCACTCTTTGCAAAACGTTCAGAACTTTTTATAAAGCCGTCTTGTAACAGTTTGTTGTATCAATTAATGCAGCGGCCTTTCTTTTACAATGCCGCCGCGGGCATCGTCTATGCCGTGCTGAACGATGAACGCCAAGGGGTCGATTTCGGCAATGGCGTCGCGCAGGCGGCTTACTTCCAGCCGCGTCACGACCGAATACAGAACTTTGGTGGCTTCTGCCTGTTCGCCGCGCTTTCCAAACCCTTTTTCGCTGTTGAGCACTGTTACTCCTTTGTTCAGTTTGTCGGTGATCAATTCCCTGATTTCTTCGTGGTGGTCTGATACAATCCACACGGCCGTGTATTCTTCAATACCATGAATCAGAAAATCAACGGTTTTGGAGGCGGTAAAATAGGTCAGCATGGAATAAAGGGCAATATCGACGCCTAAAAAGTAAGCGGCAGCGGCAAAAATAAATATGTTCATGCCGAGAATAACATCACCGACCCGAACCCCCGAATTGCGGCGACTCACCAATAAGGCGGCTACTTCCGTACCGTCCAAAACGGCCCCGCCCCGCATGGCCAGGCCGATACCGGCTCCGATGAAAAAGCCCCCGAAAACCGAGGTCAACAGTAAGTCGGGCGTGACATCGGGAAATTTCACGAGTGCCAGACAGACGGCCAGCCCGGTAATGGCCACGGTGCTTTTGATGGCAAATGCGCGGCCGATTTGCCGATACCCAATGATGATAAACGGCAGGTTGATAATGGGAATAAGAAAAGCCAGAGGAATGCGAAAAAGAGAAGACAGCAGCATGGAGATGCCCGTTACGCCGCCGTCGATGAAGTGACTGGAAAGTAAGAAGCCTTTCAGGCCCAACGCGGCGCTGAAAATGCCCACGATAATCAATACGGCATCTTTGGCCAATGAACGTTTTGTGATACCCTGCATCTGTCAATGATAGAAATTAAGTGGTGGTGATATGATTTTTAACGCAAAAAAGAGAATATCGTTTCCTAATCCCTCAAAATGAGGCGCTTTTTCCAATAGATACAATTACACCAAATTCGATGAAATTCGCAACAGTCTCGATAGATATATCAGTACATCGTTTTACTCAACAATAGACCGTTCGCGCCGCCAAGACGGGCAAACACGTTATTTTTGAGAAACCTATAAAGGCCCCGGTCGATGCCGAATTTACTTCCGAAAATGCTGATACGGAAAAAACTAAAATTGATTTGGCAGTTCGTGCAACTTCCTTGTTTGTTTTCTCATCTTATTGGCAAAACAGCCATGAGATGAAAGAGTTGCCGGTTACGTTAAATGGGTTATTGGGGGGAATAGGTATCTTCATTGGTCTTGTTTGGGTACTGTTTTTTGTAGTACGCTCCGAAAAAATGCTTCAAAAATCCATGAAACTCAACGTTCTCTTTTTTGGTAAAAAAGCCAATCAGGAATACGCTGTGCGCCTGTTAAATCGTCTGTTCAGGCTGATGAACGATGAAAAACCGTATTTAGAAAAGGATATTTCCCCGGAATTACTGGCTCTTCGTTTGAATGTGACGGCGGAGCAGCTTACCAACGTGATCAATGATACTTTGGAGCAGGGTTTTCCCGAACTGATCTCCACCTACCGCATACAGGAAGCCAAGCGTTTGCTGGTCACGCCGGAGTTTCAACACAGTAAGCCGGAAGAGATCGCGGCCAGAGTAGGCTACGAATCCATCGCGTTGTTTGACGAGGCCTTCAAAAAGTTTACGGAACAGACGCCTACGGAATACAAAAAGCGAATGAATATGATTTGCCTTTAAAAAAGGATAGATTCTCCGCTTCTTCTTGCCAAATCGAAAGGAGTTCCTACATTTGAGGAACCTAAACCTTTATAAGTATGAATTGGCTTTTTGCATTTTTATACCGCCTGTTTGGCTGGGGTATTCTTGGCCGTGTTCCGAAAGAACTCAAAAAAGCGATCTGGGTCGTGTGTCCGCACTGGGGCAGCGGCGATTTTTTTATCGGCGTGGGCGCCAGGGCCTGCATTGGCGTTAAAATGGGTTTTTTGGGAAAAAGCTCCCTTTTTAAATGGTACTCCGCCTGGTTTTTTCGAGGGTTGGGAGGGTATCCGGTGTATCGTGAAAAATCCAATAATTTGGTGGATGCCGTAGCCGAAACCTTCAAACAAAACGAACACATCCACATTGCCATTGCGCCCGAAGGAACCCGCAGCAACACCTCAAAACTAAAGACCGGTTTTTATTTTATGGCCCTGAAAGCACAGGTGCCGCTGGTACTCGTGGGCTTTGATCATTCCCGCAAGCTGGTGGTTTTCGGGGAGCCGATTTCCCTCACCGGAGATTATGCCAAAGACATGAAGCCCTTTTATGATTTCTACATGACGATTCAAAGTCCTAAAAAAGAATGGCTGCAAATGTATGCGCAGACGGGCGTGATTCCCTTTCCGAAAGAACAGAAGGAGGAAAGGTAGAGAAACCGTAAAACCGCGAAACTGAAAAATAAAAAACCGAAAAAGGTAAATTGGAATGTTCGGTTAAACGGTTTTCAAAAATGCGGCAATGCGTTCGCTCGCCAAGCCGTCGCCGTAGGGGTTGGTGGCCTCCGACATTTGGCGGTACAGCGTTGGGTTTTCCCACAATTCACTGACCGACCGCATGATCGAGTCACGATTGGCTCCGACGAGTTTGACGGTGCCGGCCTCGACGGCCTCGGGGCGCTCGGTGGTGTCGCGCATGACCAACACGGGTTTGCCCAAGCCGGGGGCTTCTTCCTGTACGCCGCCGGAGTCGGTTAAAATAACCCAACTGTTTTTCATGGCGTACACAAAATCGGTGTAATCCATCGGCGCGGGCAAATGCACATTGGGGAGGTCGCCCAACCGGTCATGCACGGGCTGCTGCACATTGGGGTTCAGATGAACGGGATACACGATTTCAAGAGTGGGGTATTTTTCGGCCAAATGCCGCAGGGCATCACAGATTTGAATAAATCCACCGCCAAAGTTCTCGCGTCGATGCCCCGTTACGAGCAGGACGTTTCGCCCCGACGCAAAAATGGTTTGTATGGCAGTAGGTATGTCTGCCGAGAAATGCGCAGCCCGCTCGCTGACGTACAGTAACGCATCAATGACGGTATTGCCCGTTTTGACAATGAGTTCAGGAGCAATGCCTTCGGCCAACAGGGCCCGGACATTGCGGTCGGTTGGGGCAAAATAATAATTCGCTAACCGGTCGGTAAGGAGGCGGTTGGCCTCTTCGGGGTACGGCGATTGGAGGTTTCCCGTTCGCAATCCCGCTTCCACGTGTGCGATCTTAATTCCTGCATAAAATGCCGCCAACGATGCGGCCATGCACGTAGTGGTATCGCCATGAACCAGTACAATGTCCGGACGATACGATTGAAAAAGACTGCGCAGTCCCGTCAGGATGCGGCAGGTAATATCGGTCAGGTCCTGCCCGGCCTGCATAATATTGAGGTCAAAGTCGGGCGTCAGCTCAAAAATATCCAGCACTTGGTCCAGCATGTAGCGATGCTGCCCCGTCACGCACAGTTTATGCTCAAAATGTGGGTCCTGCTGCAAACGCCGCACCACCATCGCCATTTTGATGGCTTCGGGGCGAGTACCGAAAATGGTCAGTAACTTCAACTTCATGGAAGAATGGAGTAAATGGGCGATGGAATGAGTTTGCTGTTGACAAACAATTCCTCGAAAAAGAACATACTAAAAGCACGCCGGCTTTGCTACAATTGTGCAAGCGTTTCGGGTTTCCAGCCTACCGCTATGATGAGGCCTTCTTTCTCGATCACGGGACGCTTGATGACCGACGGTTTTTCCATCATGAGCGCTATGGCGCTTTCATCGTCCTGCACCGCGCTTTTTTGTTCGTCAGAGAGTTGCTTCCACGTAGTGCCGGCGCGGTTGATGAACGTCTCTTTGGGGTATTGCGTCAGCCACAGCGCCAGTTTTTCGGGCGTAATGCCCTGCTTTTTATAATCGTGAAACGTGTAGGGAAGTTGGTGCTCTTTCAGGGCGGTTACTGCTTTTTTGACGGTGTCGCAGTTGGGAATTCCGTAGACAGTCAGCATGAGGATTAAGAAAGTATTGGTGAATTGTGGCGCAAAGTAGAAAACTTTTTTGAGTAAGGGATGTTAAACAGAGATGAAACTTATTCTGAGAACGCACGTTAACCGCACTTTTCAACAGGTTTGGAAAGGCTTTGATGAAACACTTTTTCGCCGGTTGAGCCCGCCGTTTCCGCCCGTTCGGGTGGTTCGTTTTGAGGGTTGTCGGAAAGGAGATACGGTAGAATTGGAGCTTGATTTTCTGCTGTTCAAACAACGCTGGACCAGTGTGATCACGGAGCAGCAGTCGACCAATGCGGAAATCTTTTTTATCGATGAAGGTGTAAAGCTCCCTTTTTTTCTGAGCTATTGGCAGCACCGTCACCGCATTATCAAAGACGGCGAACACGCGGTCATTGCCGATGAGATTGAATTCCGCACGCCTTTCTTACTGACAAACTTCCTGTTTTATCCCCTTCTGTATGCACAATTTCTGTACCGGAAGCCCATTTACCGAAAAATATTTTCGTAACGGAAAGGGTTAGACATCAGCAGCGCTATCTAACGGCTCATGTCGCGGAGCAGCTTATTGGCAAAGATAAATTCGTTCAATTCGGCTACCTTGGAATGGGTGATCGTGGCACTGTCGCCTTCCCAGACTTTGTGGCCTTTGTATAAAAACATCACCTTTTCGCCGATTTCAAGGACCGAGTTCATGTCGTGCGTGATCACCACGGTCGTAATGTGGTATTCGTCGGTGATTTCCTTAATGAGTTCGTCAATTTTGATGGAGGTGAGCGGGTCCAAACCCGAGTTAGGCTCATCACAAAACAAATACTTAGGATTCATCACAATGGCGCGCGCAATGCCGACGCGCTTTTTCATGCCGCCGCTGATCTCGGAGGGCATGCGTCCGGCGGCCTGTTCGAGCCCGACGCGGGTGAGGCACACCGCAACCCGGTCGTCTTTTTCACTTTCACTCATTTCGGTGAGCATTTCCAACGGGAAACGCACATTTTGGGCCACGGTCTTGGAGTCAAACAGTGCTCCGCCCTGAAAAAGCACGCCCATTTCACGACGGATCTGCTTGCGGGTCTCTTCATCATTGTTCCAAAAATCCCGTCCGTTGTACTCCACAATCCCTTTGTCGGGCCTGACCAATCCGATGAGGCATTTGAGCAGCACGCTTTTACCGGTGCCGCTCCCGCCAATGATCAAATTGGTATCGCCGGACTTAAAGGTTCCGGAGACGTTTTCCAATACCATTCGTCCATCGAAGGACTTACAAATGTCGGTGAATTGAATCATGATCGGTTACATATCAGCATCAGGATTCCAGGGTTCGCCCATTGCCCCTGACTCCTCTTCTTTGGCGGCCAATTCAGCATCTTCTTTTTTTGTACGCTCTACCCAAGCCGAAACCAAAATGCTGACTTCGTATAAAAGTGTCAATGGCATGGCTACCAATACTTGGCTGAGTACATCCGGAGAGGGAGTAATGACCGCCGCCAGAATCAGAATGACCACAAAGGCGTGCTTGCGGTACTCGCGCATGAAGCGGGGGTTCAGAAAACCGATCCGCGACAGGATAAACGCAACGACCGGCAACTGGAACGTGAGGCCGCAGGCAAGGGTCAACACAGAGATTAGGCCGATGTATGAGGTGATGTCAAACTGGTTTTTAATGCTGGGATCTAATTTGAAGTTGGCTAAAAAGTTGATAGCCAAGGGAGAAACAATATAATAGCCGAAAAAGACGCCCGACAAAAACAGAAAAGTAACGTAGAAGACCGCCCCCCGCGATATGCGCCGTTCAGAAGGCTTCAGGCCGGGCTTGATAAAACGCCATACTTCCCAAAAAGAGTAAGGAAACGCAAACAACAGACCGATGATCACGGATGAAAGCAGTGCCATGGTAAATTGGCCCGCCATTTCACGGCTCTGTAATTCAAAGTCTAATTTGTCAATGCAAAGTCCTTCGGCACCGGTAAAAGCGGCCAGTTTACAAAGCATCCGATAGGTCCAAAAATCAGGTTTGGAAGGGCCCAGAATGATTTTGTCATAGATTTCTTCAATATAAACAAAAGCAGCAATGGTAAAAATTAAGATCGCCCCCACGGCCCGGATCACGTGCCAACGCAATTCTTCAAGGTGGTCGATGAAACTCATTTCGTCGCCGGTGGCTGTCTCTTTGTCAAATTCTTGGTCGAGTGGCATTGGTTATGGTTATTGATACTGTTCACTTTATGTTACGCAACGCAGGGAATACAGTCTTATGTTAAAATACACAGCGCTGTACAAACTACCCCATACAAACGTACAAAGGTACACGCTTAGACGCTTTTGCGTTACAATTTCTTTAAAAATTAGGTTCAGTTTTGGGCTTCTAGCCGGTTTTTACGACTTTTGAGAAAGATTTAGTCACTGATTTTAAGTGGAATTTAATGGATTAGGCGTAAATTGTCTCAGTTATTCCCCCCTAAAATCACGGACAGCAACTTAAATACATCCACATAATGGCTTCACTCCCAAAAAATATCCTGACTTTTGAGGAGCCCTTCGGTGATACCAACGGTCGTAAGGCAGAACTGACAAGTGCTTTGGAAGGATATCGCAGTCTGCTCGAAAAAAAAATGGAAGACTTAAAAATAGATGCCACCGAAATGGGTAAGCAGGTGCTCATTATCGGAGGTACTGTTGCGGCGGTTTACCTCTTGCTTAATACCCTGTTGCCGGAGGAGGAAACGCATCATAACGTCAAACCGTCGAGCAACCTTCCGACTGTCATAGAGCGCCATGAGCAAAAAACATCGTGGGTTACCAAGGCCGTCACTTCGTATGTCGTGACGTGGATATTGGGAATCGCACAACAAAAATTAATGGATTTTTTGGCTATTCAGCAAAATACGAATGCAGGCACAAATACGAACGAAACTTCAAAATAATCGTAAAAACGGGCGAAAGGCGTTCGCAGTGTTGCTCGACCCGGACAAGGTGGAGTTGGAGTCGTTTCCGTTTATGCTCGCCGAAAGTGTGCGTTTCGGTGTCGATTTTTTCTTTGTGGGAGGAAGCCTCATTACCCGTTACACTTCGGATGAGATCATTGCCGCTATTCACAAACATACCCACATACCTGCCATTCTTTTTCCGGGAAACAGCCTGCACATTGAACCTTCAGCGGATGCGATCCTGCTTTTGTCGCTCATTTCGGGCCGAAATCCCGAGTTGCTCATCGGTCAGCACGTCATTGCGGCACCGCTCCTGAAAAAAAGTAAACTGGAAATTTTGCCAACGGGCTACATGCTCGTGGAAAGCGGCCGCGCTACCACTGTCTCTTATATCAGCAATACCACGCCCATTCCGCACGATAAGCCCGGGGTAGCGGCCTGTACGGCCATGGCCGGCGAATTGTTGGGGTTGCAGATCATGTACCTGGATGCCGGAAGCGGAGCTCAAAAGCCCGTATCGGCTGATATGATCGCGGCGGTACGACAGGCCGTCGATACCCCTATCGTGGTGGGCGGAGGAATCAATTCGGTGGAAAAAGCGCGTCTGGCGCTGGAAGCGGGGGCCGATGTGATCGTGGTTGGAAACGGCATTGAGAAAAACCCTGACCTTTTACCTGAAATTGCGCAGGCGGTCAAAAGCTTTAATGAAAAAATAGCGGCCTGAGCCGTTTCGTTTAATTTCCCGAAGGCTTCCCTTTTTTCGTTTCTTCTTTGGCATCGGCACGCGGAGCATAGGGGTCGTAAGAGAAGCGGTTGATGTAAAATACCTCACGAGGGGCACCGATCCATTTTTCACTGCCGATCTTCTGGTAACCGTACGCCAAAAAATAACGGTCGTACCACGCCGCCAAAAGGCTGCGCTCATTGTCGACAATGCGGTCATTGTCGTCGGCGCTTTTGATGGTAAAGACTTCTTTTTCACGAACTACCCTGTTTCGCTCGATCACTGCCGTGGTGATCTTGCCGTCTTTGGGGTAGCCCAGCAGGAGGAGCCCGTCGCGACGCGAAACCTGTACCATGGGCAAAAGCTCAATGCTTTCGACGTTTTCGAGGGCAAAGCAATTGTCCCACAGTAGATTTCCCCCTTTGTCAAATCCACAGACAATGGCATGGGTGTAGCGAAAACCATCAAATTCGCGGTTGGGGTTTCGGGAGGCCATGCCGCTGTAATACATATTTCCGTTCTTGTACACGGGAAAGTACACCTCCGCCACTAAAATGAATTCATCATTGGACTTGATGATCTCATGCACCAGCAGACGATACCGAAATTTAGGCTCTTTTCCTTCTTCCTTTCGTTTGGATATTTTTTCCACTACGCGCTGTTTGCGCTTAGGCTTCAGGTAATTAAAAAAGTTTTCCAATTTTGAAAAGTCAACCCACTGCAATTTTTCGGGCTCGGCATCTTTGATCTTTGAAAAATACAACCCCTGTGAATACTGCGTACAGCCCTGTGCATAATTGCCGACAATGAGCGAAGATGTCTCATCCAGCGGCAGGATCTTTCCGGAGATCAGGCCGTTGTTGTCTTCAAAAGGCATGGTCGTGGTTTTGAGCAGTTTGCCTTCGTACGAATAGGTTTTGATGGTAAACTGACAATCGCCGCGTTTGATGGTATAGAGCAATACATTGAGTTGATTGCGCTGCTCATCAAGCTCGATGTTGCTGATCTCGGTATTGGTGGTGTACAGATACGGCAGCGCCTTGATGCTTTTATCGAAAAAGGAAAAAGCCATCACTACCGGCCGGCTGTGGTGGTAGCCGCCGATGAAGGCCGTATTGCCCAATACTTTAAAGTGCACAATGTCGGCGCGGGTCAGCAGGTCACCTTTAAAGGTTTCGATTTCGCCGTTGTGAAGGTCTACACGCAGTACGGTGAGCTTGTCACTGTCGGTTTCCTGAAGAAGCCAAAAGAGGTAATGTTGATTGTGGTAAGTTTTAATGGGGTGCAGTTCATACGACAGTTTATACTCTGTCGTCCATTGCTGCTTCAACAAAGAATCAAACCGAAAAAAAGACCATTTTTCGTTGCCGTAATATTCTTCTCTACGCTGTGTGACCAGCAAACCCTCTTTGTCGAGCGGGGTTACGTCAAAATATTCGTCGTTGGTTTGGCTGACTTTAAACTCCAGTCGCAATGATTGCTCCAATTGGGCCTGCACTTCCGAGATCAAAGCGCCGGCGCAGATCAATAAGCTAAGCAGTTGTTTCAACTTTTTCATTTCTTGACTGTTAGGTGCTGAACGGTTAATGCTTGGGCATCAACGATCGGCAGGAATAAAAATAATGAACGGCTTGGATAAATTCAACCTTTTGGACAACTGCCGCAGGTTGAAGATACGAAAATACGATTAATTTATTATTTGCTTGCTGAATTTGAACTACTTTTACGACTCGTTTGAGCTGTTATTTGTTACCGGGCTTCCATTTTATCGGCTTCATTTATAACAATAACGAATCATCACGAATAAAGGGTTAATGAATACGTAATTATGCACATAGAATCAATTCTCAGGACGTATATCCAAAGCGCATTACAGGAAATTTATAACGTCACGGAAGAAACAATCCTGCTCCAACCGACCAAAAAAGACTTTGAAGGTTTTTATACGTTTGTTACTTTTCCCTACACCAAAAGCCTCCGCAAACCTCCCGTCGAAATCGGTAATGCCCTGGGGCAGTACCTGCTGGAAAAATCGGGCGTGGTGAGCAAATTTAACGTAGTGCAGGGGTTTCTCAACCTCAGCATCGCCGAATCGGCCTGGATCGAAGCCCTCAATACGCTGGCGCTTGATCCCGATTTTGGCTTTTCTCCCGCCAACGGCCACTCCGTCATGGTGGAGTTTTCGTCGCCCAATACCAATAAGCCGCTGCACCTGGGCCATTTACGGAATAACTTTCTGGGGGATTCGGTTTCCCGAATTCTGAAAGCCAATGGCTTTGATGTGGTCAAAACCTGTTTGGTCAACGACCGGGGCATTCACATCTGTAAGTCGATGCTGGCCTATGCTAAACTCGGCAACGGCGAAACGCCCGAATCGTCGGGATTGAAAGGCGACCACCTGATCGGGAAGTATTACGTCCTGTTTGATAAAGAATACAAACGGCAGATCGAAACACTCACGGCCGAGGGCATGACCAAAGAAGAGGCGGAGAAAAAAGCGCCTTGGATGCTCGAAGCGCAGCAATTGCTCCTGAAATGGGAGCAGGGCGATGCCGAAACGCTGGCGCTCTGGAAGCAAATGAACGAGTGGGTGTATGCCGGTTTTAATGATACTTACCAAAAGATCGGCGTCAGTTTTGACAAGACCTATTATGAATCCAATACGTACCTTTTGGGCAAAGATGCTGTGGATGAAGGCCTGGAAAAAGGCGTGTTCTTCAAAAAGCCGGACAATTCGGTTTGGATCGACCTCTCGGCCGAAGGCCTGGACGAAAAACTGGTGTTGCGCGGGGACGGTACCTCCGTGTATATGACGCAGGATCTGGGCACCACCGACCTGAAATTTACCGATTTTCGGACTGATAAGTCGATTTGGGTCGTGGGCAATGAGCAGGACTACCATTTTCAGGTGCTGTTTGCCATTCTCAAACGCCTGGGCCGTACCTACGCCGACGGGTGCTATCACCTGAGCTACGGCATGGTGGATCTGCCGTCGGGCAAGATGAAATCGCGGGAAGGCACGGTGGTGGACGCCGATGAATTGGTGGCGGAAGTAACTGCGGCAGCGGCCGAAGAAGGCAACGCTAAAGGAAAAATTGATGATTTCAGCGAAGCCGAAAAGCAAAAGCTGTTTTCGATGCTGGGCTTAGGGGCCCTGAAATATTACCTCCTGAAAGTAGACCCTCAAAAACGAATGCTCTTCAATCCCGCCGAGTCGGTGGAGCTGCACGGGCATACGGGACCGTTTATCCAATACACCCACGCCCGTACGCGCTCGGTGCTTAGAAAGGCCGTCCAGCTGGGCGTAGAATGGGCAAAGCCGGCGATGACGGTACCGCTGACGGATTCGGAAAAAGAAGTGATCTTCTGCCTTACGCAGTTTCCTGACCGGGTGGCCGATGCCGGACGAAACTACTCCCCGGCCCTGATCTCGCAGTACGCCTACGAATTGGCCAAGGCCTACAACACCTTTTATGCCGACGTATCGATCCTGCAGGAACCCAACGCCGAAGCACAGCAGGTGCGTCTGCTGCTTTCGCAGGCCGTAGCCGACAGCATCCAAAAAGCTATGGGATTGTTGGGGATTGACGTACCCGAAAGAATGTAAGCACAAGTCGGGAGAGACGCTGTTTGAAGACGGCGTTTCTCCCGACGTCTAAGAATATTTGGTAAAACCGACTTTCTCCATCATACGCTCGGGGCGGGCAAGGGCCGTAAAGCCAAACTGCTCATACAGTCCGTGCGCGTCGGCCGTGGCCAACGACCATCTTCGGAAGCCCTGCAACTCGGGTGTTTTCTCTAAAATACACTCCATCAGCCATTTCGACAGGCCCTGGCTGCGATATTCTTCCAAAATAAACACATCTGCTAAATAACCGAAGGTGGCAA
Above is a window of Runella slithyformis DSM 19594 DNA encoding:
- a CDS encoding YitT family protein codes for the protein MQGITKRSLAKDAVLIIVGIFSAALGLKGFLLSSHFIDGGVTGISMLLSSLFRIPLAFLIPIINLPFIIIGYRQIGRAFAIKSTVAITGLAVCLALVKFPDVTPDLLLTSVFGGFFIGAGIGLAMRGGAVLDGTEVAALLVSRRNSGVRVGDVILGMNIFIFAAAAYFLGVDIALYSMLTYFTASKTVDFLIHGIEEYTAVWIVSDHHEEIRELITDKLNKGVTVLNSEKGFGKRGEQAEATKVLYSVVTRLEVSRLRDAIAEIDPLAFIVQHGIDDARGGIVKERPLH
- a CDS encoding ATP-binding protein, with the protein product MYKRTITKELERWKASSGRKPLLLRGARQVGKTTVINDFAKQYRQYIYLNLERKEDAAIFRNFTHFSSLVEAVFFLKEKDIQQSDTLLFIDEIQEVPEAINLLRYFYEDFPKLHVVAAGSLLEAVLTEHITMPVGRVEYKVIRPMTFSEFLEAMGEKAALQQFNKIPISDFAHDKLLHLFHTYTLIGGMPEVVKHYVENRNLTALQSIYESLLVAYMNDVEKYARNSSMVQVIRHVIRSMSFEAGNRIKFQNFGQSNYGSREVGEAVRTIEKALLLHLAYPCTSTELPLFPDHKKSPRLHLLDTGLMNYLAGIQKDIIGTNDLDLLYKGKVAEQIVGQELLGSKFNVLSELNFWTREKKEATAEVDFVCVFDGLIIPVEVKSGSTGRLRSLHLFMDSAPHQWAVRLYAGQLGIDRLKTPNGKEYSLLNLPYYLTGQIELYINWLIQQPANG
- a CDS encoding 1-acyl-sn-glycerol-3-phosphate acyltransferase — encoded protein: MNWLFAFLYRLFGWGILGRVPKELKKAIWVVCPHWGSGDFFIGVGARACIGVKMGFLGKSSLFKWYSAWFFRGLGGYPVYREKSNNLVDAVAETFKQNEHIHIAIAPEGTRSNTSKLKTGFYFMALKAQVPLVLVGFDHSRKLVVFGEPISLTGDYAKDMKPFYDFYMTIQSPKKEWLQMYAQTGVIPFPKEQKEER
- a CDS encoding arsenate reductase codes for the protein MLTVYGIPNCDTVKKAVTALKEHQLPYTFHDYKKQGITPEKLALWLTQYPKETFINRAGTTWKQLSDEQKSAVQDDESAIALMMEKPSVIKRPVIEKEGLIIAVGWKPETLAQL
- a CDS encoding SRPBCC family protein, which codes for MKLILRTHVNRTFQQVWKGFDETLFRRLSPPFPPVRVVRFEGCRKGDTVELELDFLLFKQRWTSVITEQQSTNAEIFFIDEGVKLPFFLSYWQHRHRIIKDGEHAVIADEIEFRTPFLLTNFLFYPLLYAQFLYRKPIYRKIFS
- the wecB gene encoding non-hydrolyzing UDP-N-acetylglucosamine 2-epimerase, with translation MKLKLLTIFGTRPEAIKMAMVVRRLQQDPHFEHKLCVTGQHRYMLDQVLDIFELTPDFDLNIMQAGQDLTDITCRILTGLRSLFQSYRPDIVLVHGDTTTCMAASLAAFYAGIKIAHVEAGLRTGNLQSPYPEEANRLLTDRLANYYFAPTDRNVRALLAEGIAPELIVKTGNTVIDALLYVSERAAHFSADIPTAIQTIFASGRNVLLVTGHRRENFGGGFIQICDALRHLAEKYPTLEIVYPVHLNPNVQQPVHDRLGDLPNVHLPAPMDYTDFVYAMKNSWVILTDSGGVQEEAPGLGKPVLVMRDTTERPEAVEAGTVKLVGANRDSIMRSVSELWENPTLYRQMSEATNPYGDGLASERIAAFLKTV
- a CDS encoding helix-turn-helix domain-containing protein — protein: MKELPVTLNGLLGGIGIFIGLVWVLFFVVRSEKMLQKSMKLNVLFFGKKANQEYAVRLLNRLFRLMNDEKPYLEKDISPELLALRLNVTAEQLTNVINDTLEQGFPELISTYRIQEAKRLLVTPEFQHSKPEEIAARVGYESIALFDEAFKKFTEQTPTEYKKRMNMICL